From the Lolium rigidum isolate FL_2022 chromosome 2, APGP_CSIRO_Lrig_0.1, whole genome shotgun sequence genome, one window contains:
- the LOC124691944 gene encoding receptor-like protein kinase HSL1 isoform X1, whose amino-acid sequence MAALHFLLPLLALLVLLPPHTVGGSDADHLLAAKAELTDPTGALSGWDTNQYVCAWPHVTCGRNSTAAVDGLFIYYLSIAGVFPASVCSLRSLQRLNLAGNDLVGPLPTCLAGLPELFDLDLSGNDFSGEVPAAYGGGFRSLVVLKLVQNSLSGEFPAFLTNLTTLKVLQLAYNPFRPSPLPENLGDLSSLRELYLASCNLTGKIPSSIGNLGNLGNLDLSYNRLSGEIPTSIGNLSSLFQMEVYSNQLSGRIPEGLGSLKKLRNIDISMNLLTGELPEDMFAGPSLVSVHMYQNQLTGRLPASLGTARRLADLRMFLNQIEGPFPPEFGKNCPLEFLDMSNNRMSGPIPTTVCDSGNLTHLVLLGNQFEGAIPAELGQCRTLLRIRLFNNSLSGPVPPEFWGLPHVSMLELRSNALSGTVDPAIGGAKDLSNLQIQDNRFTGVLPAELGNLSNLQELLASDNNFSGPVPQSLDQLSQLSLLDLSSNSLSGEIPRGIGRLKKLTLLNLSHNHLTRIIPPEIAEISMMYALDLSNNELSGGVPVQLQNLHLTDFNLSYNKLSGPLPLFFSAPNYRQSFLGNPGLCYGSCTSDGDPDAIRRRRARINMVASILAPSAVILLIGLAWFTYKYRSYKKRTAETDCEKSSWVLTSFHKVEFSLMDIVNSLDENNVIGKGAAGKVYRSVVGPRSEAVAVKKLWATGTVAKKDDTFEAEVTTDAVAKKHDTFEAEVATLSKIRHKNIIKLFCSVTNSACRLLVYEFMPNGSLGDLLHTANAGILDWPTRFKIAVHAAEGLCYLHHDCVPSIIHRDVKSNNILLDAEFGAKVADFGVAKIVEDGRDTMSVIAGSCGYIAPEYAYTLHVTEKSDVFSFGVVILELVTGKSPITPEIGEKDLVAWVCDNIDQNNVESVLDHKIVEQFKNEMRKVLNIGLLCVNKSPEDRPPMRSVVKMLLEVEGENKP is encoded by the exons ATGGCTGCCCTCCACTTCCTTCTCCCCCTCCTCGCTCTCCTAGTCCTACTCCCTCCCCACACTGTCGGAGGCTCCGACGCCGACCACCTCCTTGCGGCCAAGGCGGAGCTCACCGACCCCACTGGCGCCCTCTCCGGTTGGGACACCAACCAGTATGTCTGTGCATGGCCGCACGTCACCTGCGGAAGGAACTCCACCGCCGCTGTCGATGGGCTCTTCATATATTACCTCTCCATTGCCGGCGTTTTTCCAGCCTCAGTCTGCTCGTTGAGGTCACTTCAGCGCCTCAACCTCGCTGGGAACGACCTTGTCGGCCCCCTGCCCACCTGCCTAGCCGGTCTCCCAGAGCTCTTCGACCTCGACCTCTCTGGGAACGACTTCTCCGGCGAGGTCCCGGCGGCCTACGGCGGCGGCTTTCGGTCGCTCGTCGTGCTCAAGCTGGTCCAGAACTCCCTCTCCGGTGAGTTCCCGGCGTTCTTGACCAACCTCACCACCCTCAAGGTACTCCAACTTGCCTACAACCCATTCAGGCCGTCGCCATTGCCGGAAAATCTCGGCGACCTTTCCAGCCTACGTGAGCTCTATCTCGCCAGTTGCAACTTGACTGGCAAAATCCCTTCTTCCATTGGAAACCTTGGGAATCTGGGCAACCTGGACCTGTCATATAACCGCCTCTCCGGCGAGATACCCACAAGCATTGGGAACTTGAGTTCTCTGTTCCAGATGGAGGTCTACAGTAACCAACTCTCCGGGAGGATACCAGAGGGATTGGGGAGTCTGAAGAAGCTCCGTAACATTGATATCTCCATGAACCTGCTCACCGGCGAGCTACCGGAGGACATGTTCGCCGGGCCAAGCCTGGTGAGCGTGCACATGTATCAGAACCAACTCACCGGGCGCCTTCCTGCATCGCTTGGGACGGCGCGGCGCCTCGCCGATCTAAGGATGTTCCTTAACCAGATTGAAGGGCCGTTCCCGCCAGAGTTTGGGAAGAACTGCCCGCTGGAATTCTTGGACATGTCGAACAACAGGATGTCGGGTCCGATTCCAACGACGGTCTGCGATTCCGGGAATCTGACGCACCTTGTGCTGCTGGGCAACCAGTTCGAGGGCGCCATTCCGGCGGAGCTGGGGCAATGCCGGACGCTGCTGAGGATCCGGCTTTTTAACAATAGCCTCAGTGGACCTGTGCCGCCGGAATTCTGGGGATTACCGCATGTCAGCATGCTCGAGCTCCGTTCCAATGCTCTCTCAGGCACGGTTGATCCTGCCATTGGTGGTGCCAAGGACCTGTCCAACCTGCAAATACAGGACAACCGATTCACTGGTGTTCTGCCTGCTGAGTTGGGCAATCTGAGCAACCTGCAAGAGCTTCTGGCTTCAGATAATAACTTCTCTGGTCCGGTGCCTCAGTCGCTTGATCAGCTTTCCCAGCTTAGCCTGCTTGATCTGAGTAGCAATTCCCTCTCTGGGGAGATCCCACGGGGCATTGGACGGTTGAAGAAGCTGACACTATTGAACCTTTCGCATAACCACCTCACTAGAATTATCCCTCCAGAGATTGCTGAAATCAGTATGATGTACGCTCTGGATTTGTCGAACAACGAGCTTTCTGGTGGGGTGCCCGTGCAACTGCAGAACCTTCATCTGACTGATTTCAACCTCTCTTATAATAAGCTCAGTGGACCTCTGCCTCTTTTCTTCAGTGCCCCAAACTACCGACAGAGCTTCTTAGGCAACCCTGGTCTGTGCTATGGGTCATGCACAAGTGATGGCGATCCAGATGCCATCCGGCGCAGGCGTGCCCGAATCAACATGGTTGCCTCCATCCTGGCCCCGTCTGCAGTCATCCTGCTCATCGGTCTAGCATGGTTCACATACAAGTATAGAAGTTACAAGAAGCGCACTGCTGAAACCGACTGCGAGAAGTCAAGCTGGGTTCTCACATCCTTCCACAAGGTGGAGTTCAGTTTGATGGACATAGTAAACAGCCTCGATGAGAACAATGTAATTGGCAAAGGTGCAGCAGGAAAAGTGTACAGGTCTGTTGTTGGGCCTAGAAGTGAGGCTGTGGCTGTGAAGAAGCTCTGGGCGACTGGTACTGTGGCCAAGAAGGATGACACTTTCGAGGCTGAGGTGACGACCGATGCTGTGGCCAAGAAACATGACACTTTCGAGGCTGAGGTGGCGACGTTGAGCAAAATCAGGCACAAAAACATCATTAAGCTCTTCTGCTCCGTGACCAATAGTGCCTGCCGGTTGCTTGTGTACGAGTTTATGCCGAATGGCAGCCTCGGGGACTTGCTCCACACTGCCAATGCAGGCATCTTGGATTGGCCAACAAGGTTTAAGATCGCAGTCCATGCTGCTGAGGGCCTCTGCTACTTGCACCATGACTGTGTGCCCTCGATTATCCACCGAGATGTGAAGTCGAACAACATTCTGCTTGATGCTGAGTTTGGTGCTAAGGTTGCAGACTTTGGTGTTGCGAAGATTGTTGAAGATGGACGGGACACCATGTCGGTCATTGCTGGCTCTTGTGGTTACATTGCTCCTG AGTATGCCTACACCCTTCATGTAACTGAGAAGAGCGACGTGTTCAGCTTTGGTGTGGTCATTCTGGAGCTTGTCACTGGCAAGAGCCCTATCACACCAGAGATAGGCGAGAAGGACCTGGTGGCGTGGGTGTGCGACAATATTGATCAAAACAATGTTGAGTCTGTTCTTGATCATAAGATTGTCGAGCAGTTCAAGAACGAGATGCGCAAGGTTCTGAACATCGGCCTGCTGTGTGTCAACAAGTCCCCGGAGGATCGCCCACCAATGAGGTCTGTGGTGAAGATGCTGCTGGAGGTTGAGGGAGAGAACAAGCCGTAG
- the LOC124691944 gene encoding receptor-like protein kinase HSL1 isoform X2 produces MAALHFLLPLLALLVLLPPHTVGGSDADHLLAAKAELTDPTGALSGWDTNQYVCAWPHVTCGRNSTAAVDGLFIYYLSIAGVFPASVCSLRSLQRLNLAGNDLVGPLPTCLAGLPELFDLDLSGNDFSGEVPAAYGGGFRSLVVLKLVQNSLSGEFPAFLTNLTTLKVLQLAYNPFRPSPLPENLGDLSSLRELYLASCNLTGKIPSSIGNLGNLGNLDLSYNRLSGEIPTSIGNLSSLFQMEVYSNQLSGRIPEGLGSLKKLRNIDISMNLLTGELPEDMFAGPSLVSVHMYQNQLTGRLPASLGTARRLADLRMFLNQIEGPFPPEFGKNCPLEFLDMSNNRMSGPIPTTVCDSGNLTHLVLLGNQFEGAIPAELGQCRTLLRIRLFNNSLSGPVPPEFWGLPHVSMLELRSNALSGTVDPAIGGAKDLSNLQIQDNRFTGVLPAELGNLSNLQELLASDNNFSGPVPQSLDQLSQLSLLDLSSNSLSGEIPRGIGRLKKLTLLNLSHNHLTRIIPPEIAEISMMYALDLSNNELSGGVPVQLQNLHLTDFNLSYNKLSGPLPLFFSAPNYRQSFLGNPGLCYGSCTSDGDPDAIRRRRARINMVASILAPSAVILLIGLAWFTYKYRSYKKRTAETDCEKSSWVLTSFHKVEFSLMDIVNSLDENNVIGKGAAGKVYRSVVGPRSEAVAVKKLWATGTVAKKDDTFEAEVTTDAVAKKHDTFEAEVATLSKIRHKNIIKLFCSVTNSACRLLVYEFMPNGSLGDLLHTANAGILDWPTRFKIAVHAAEGLCYLHHDCVPSIIHRDVKSNNILLDAEFGAKVADFGVAKIVEDGRDTMSVIAGSCGYIAPEYAYTLHVTEKSDVFRREGPGGVGVRQY; encoded by the exons ATGGCTGCCCTCCACTTCCTTCTCCCCCTCCTCGCTCTCCTAGTCCTACTCCCTCCCCACACTGTCGGAGGCTCCGACGCCGACCACCTCCTTGCGGCCAAGGCGGAGCTCACCGACCCCACTGGCGCCCTCTCCGGTTGGGACACCAACCAGTATGTCTGTGCATGGCCGCACGTCACCTGCGGAAGGAACTCCACCGCCGCTGTCGATGGGCTCTTCATATATTACCTCTCCATTGCCGGCGTTTTTCCAGCCTCAGTCTGCTCGTTGAGGTCACTTCAGCGCCTCAACCTCGCTGGGAACGACCTTGTCGGCCCCCTGCCCACCTGCCTAGCCGGTCTCCCAGAGCTCTTCGACCTCGACCTCTCTGGGAACGACTTCTCCGGCGAGGTCCCGGCGGCCTACGGCGGCGGCTTTCGGTCGCTCGTCGTGCTCAAGCTGGTCCAGAACTCCCTCTCCGGTGAGTTCCCGGCGTTCTTGACCAACCTCACCACCCTCAAGGTACTCCAACTTGCCTACAACCCATTCAGGCCGTCGCCATTGCCGGAAAATCTCGGCGACCTTTCCAGCCTACGTGAGCTCTATCTCGCCAGTTGCAACTTGACTGGCAAAATCCCTTCTTCCATTGGAAACCTTGGGAATCTGGGCAACCTGGACCTGTCATATAACCGCCTCTCCGGCGAGATACCCACAAGCATTGGGAACTTGAGTTCTCTGTTCCAGATGGAGGTCTACAGTAACCAACTCTCCGGGAGGATACCAGAGGGATTGGGGAGTCTGAAGAAGCTCCGTAACATTGATATCTCCATGAACCTGCTCACCGGCGAGCTACCGGAGGACATGTTCGCCGGGCCAAGCCTGGTGAGCGTGCACATGTATCAGAACCAACTCACCGGGCGCCTTCCTGCATCGCTTGGGACGGCGCGGCGCCTCGCCGATCTAAGGATGTTCCTTAACCAGATTGAAGGGCCGTTCCCGCCAGAGTTTGGGAAGAACTGCCCGCTGGAATTCTTGGACATGTCGAACAACAGGATGTCGGGTCCGATTCCAACGACGGTCTGCGATTCCGGGAATCTGACGCACCTTGTGCTGCTGGGCAACCAGTTCGAGGGCGCCATTCCGGCGGAGCTGGGGCAATGCCGGACGCTGCTGAGGATCCGGCTTTTTAACAATAGCCTCAGTGGACCTGTGCCGCCGGAATTCTGGGGATTACCGCATGTCAGCATGCTCGAGCTCCGTTCCAATGCTCTCTCAGGCACGGTTGATCCTGCCATTGGTGGTGCCAAGGACCTGTCCAACCTGCAAATACAGGACAACCGATTCACTGGTGTTCTGCCTGCTGAGTTGGGCAATCTGAGCAACCTGCAAGAGCTTCTGGCTTCAGATAATAACTTCTCTGGTCCGGTGCCTCAGTCGCTTGATCAGCTTTCCCAGCTTAGCCTGCTTGATCTGAGTAGCAATTCCCTCTCTGGGGAGATCCCACGGGGCATTGGACGGTTGAAGAAGCTGACACTATTGAACCTTTCGCATAACCACCTCACTAGAATTATCCCTCCAGAGATTGCTGAAATCAGTATGATGTACGCTCTGGATTTGTCGAACAACGAGCTTTCTGGTGGGGTGCCCGTGCAACTGCAGAACCTTCATCTGACTGATTTCAACCTCTCTTATAATAAGCTCAGTGGACCTCTGCCTCTTTTCTTCAGTGCCCCAAACTACCGACAGAGCTTCTTAGGCAACCCTGGTCTGTGCTATGGGTCATGCACAAGTGATGGCGATCCAGATGCCATCCGGCGCAGGCGTGCCCGAATCAACATGGTTGCCTCCATCCTGGCCCCGTCTGCAGTCATCCTGCTCATCGGTCTAGCATGGTTCACATACAAGTATAGAAGTTACAAGAAGCGCACTGCTGAAACCGACTGCGAGAAGTCAAGCTGGGTTCTCACATCCTTCCACAAGGTGGAGTTCAGTTTGATGGACATAGTAAACAGCCTCGATGAGAACAATGTAATTGGCAAAGGTGCAGCAGGAAAAGTGTACAGGTCTGTTGTTGGGCCTAGAAGTGAGGCTGTGGCTGTGAAGAAGCTCTGGGCGACTGGTACTGTGGCCAAGAAGGATGACACTTTCGAGGCTGAGGTGACGACCGATGCTGTGGCCAAGAAACATGACACTTTCGAGGCTGAGGTGGCGACGTTGAGCAAAATCAGGCACAAAAACATCATTAAGCTCTTCTGCTCCGTGACCAATAGTGCCTGCCGGTTGCTTGTGTACGAGTTTATGCCGAATGGCAGCCTCGGGGACTTGCTCCACACTGCCAATGCAGGCATCTTGGATTGGCCAACAAGGTTTAAGATCGCAGTCCATGCTGCTGAGGGCCTCTGCTACTTGCACCATGACTGTGTGCCCTCGATTATCCACCGAGATGTGAAGTCGAACAACATTCTGCTTGATGCTGAGTTTGGTGCTAAGGTTGCAGACTTTGGTGTTGCGAAGATTGTTGAAGATGGACGGGACACCATGTCGGTCATTGCTGGCTCTTGTGGTTACATTGCTCCTG AGTATGCCTACACCCTTCATGTAACTGAGAAGAGCGACGTGTT TAGGCGAGAAGGACCTGGTGGCGTGGGTGTGCGACAATATTGA